One Gloeothece verrucosa PCC 7822 DNA window includes the following coding sequences:
- a CDS encoding ABC1 kinase family protein, producing the protein MAPISNLPEIQSQEYLTVDIQPLHIPEGHREELGPISDTSPESWRYNPERIYAHYSKRPLQVLGRLFNIIVPFVFFTLSIWWDKISGKAEKNGKKRASQIRKILTKLGPTYIKIGQALSTRPDLVPPTYLEELATLQDQLPSFPNEIAYRFIEEELGATPQEIYAELSPQPIAAASLGQVYRGKLKTGEEVAVKVQRPDLSRRITLDIYIMRRLASWAQRNIKHIRSDLVAITDELAGRIFEEMNYVQEGKNAEKFAELYGHIPEIYVPKIYWEYTGRRVLTMEWIHGIKLTNIKEIQARGIEATHLVEVGVQCSLRQLLEHGFFHADPHPGNLLAMYDGRLAYLDFGMMSVIKPYQRYGLIEAVVHLVNRDFESLAYDYVKLDFLKPDTDLRPIIPALAQVFGNALGASVAELNFKSITDQMSAMMYEFPFRVPAYYALIIRSMVTLEGIAIGIDPHFKVLSKAYPYIAKRLLTDPSDELRNSLRDLLFKEGSFRWNRLENLLRNAKNSPDYNFDSAVDQAVDFLFSERGTFIRNKIVDEVVNAIDIFGRKTWFNFSSSVREQVGLAVQETPPELRDNSQTVEHLKNIWNILQETRGFDPMRLVPVLSKVVTKPETQQLGQKIAEGLAQKAIARLIRNLLLQEEKNSRENYNYSVKKPALPPAIVP; encoded by the coding sequence ATGGCCCCCATTAGCAACTTGCCTGAAATACAGTCTCAAGAGTATCTAACCGTTGATATTCAGCCGCTTCACATCCCTGAAGGACATAGAGAGGAACTCGGTCCCATCAGCGATACTTCGCCTGAGAGTTGGCGTTACAATCCAGAACGTATTTATGCTCATTATAGTAAGCGTCCTCTACAGGTATTAGGAAGGTTATTTAATATCATCGTTCCTTTTGTCTTCTTTACCCTCAGTATATGGTGGGACAAAATAAGCGGAAAAGCCGAAAAAAATGGCAAAAAACGCGCGAGCCAGATCAGGAAAATATTGACTAAACTGGGTCCCACTTACATTAAAATAGGACAAGCACTCTCCACAAGACCGGATTTAGTTCCCCCTACCTATTTAGAAGAACTGGCGACTCTGCAAGATCAACTGCCGTCATTTCCTAATGAAATTGCCTATCGTTTCATTGAAGAAGAATTAGGGGCGACTCCCCAAGAAATATATGCAGAACTGTCCCCACAACCCATTGCTGCGGCTTCATTGGGACAAGTGTATCGAGGTAAATTAAAAACTGGAGAAGAAGTAGCCGTTAAAGTGCAGCGTCCTGATTTATCACGCCGCATTACTTTAGATATATATATTATGCGTCGTCTAGCCAGTTGGGCGCAAAGAAATATTAAACATATTCGTTCGGATTTAGTAGCCATTACCGATGAATTAGCCGGACGGATTTTTGAGGAAATGAATTATGTCCAAGAGGGTAAGAATGCAGAAAAATTTGCCGAACTGTATGGACATATCCCCGAGATTTATGTCCCCAAAATCTATTGGGAATATACCGGGCGGCGTGTGCTGACGATGGAATGGATTCATGGGATTAAATTAACAAATATTAAAGAAATTCAAGCAAGGGGAATTGAAGCCACCCATTTAGTTGAAGTTGGGGTTCAGTGTTCTCTGCGTCAACTGTTAGAACATGGTTTTTTCCATGCAGACCCTCATCCGGGTAATTTATTAGCCATGTATGATGGCAGATTAGCTTATCTGGATTTCGGGATGATGAGTGTGATTAAACCTTATCAAAGATATGGATTGATTGAGGCCGTTGTTCATTTAGTGAATCGGGATTTTGAATCTTTAGCTTATGATTATGTGAAGTTAGATTTTTTAAAACCCGATACCGATTTAAGACCCATTATTCCGGCATTAGCACAGGTTTTTGGCAATGCGTTAGGCGCGAGTGTTGCGGAATTAAATTTTAAAAGCATTACGGATCAAATGTCAGCAATGATGTATGAATTTCCTTTCCGTGTGCCGGCTTATTATGCTTTAATTATCCGTTCAATGGTGACATTAGAAGGAATTGCCATTGGTATAGACCCGCATTTTAAAGTTCTCAGCAAAGCCTATCCTTATATTGCCAAGCGGCTTTTAACTGATCCTTCAGACGAATTACGAAACTCTCTGCGCGATCTTCTTTTTAAAGAAGGAAGTTTTCGCTGGAATCGCTTAGAAAACCTGTTGCGAAATGCTAAAAACTCTCCCGATTATAATTTTGATAGTGCTGTGGATCAAGCCGTAGATTTTCTCTTTTCCGAAAGAGGCACATTTATTCGCAATAAAATCGTCGATGAAGTGGTCAATGCTATCGATATTTTTGGGCGCAAAACTTGGTTTAATTTTTCGTCTTCAGTGCGAGAACAAGTCGGTTTAGCCGTACAGGAAACCCCACCGGAATTAAGAGATAATTCTCAGACTGTAGAACATCTAAAAAATATCTGGAATATCTTACAAGAAACTCGGGGATTTGATCCGATGCGGTTAGTGCCGGTATTAAGCAAAGTAGTTACTAAACCTGAAACTCAACAACTCGGCCAAAAAATAGCTGAAGGGTTAGCCCAAAAAGCGATCGCTAGACTCATCCGTAATTTATTGTTACAGGAGGAAAAAAATTCGAGAGAAAATTACAACTATTCAGTTAAAAAGCCAGCTTTGCCGCCTGCAATCGTTCCCTAA
- a CDS encoding RNA polymerase sigma factor — MVNSNLTIQAYPKAEPLFSLSDLEIGNVLSKSSQFKTVSQNHYQAFWQLWESEQKYFYKLCLRWMGGNSHDAEDVLNQVMLKAWNKWEKSANKIISPKAWLARIIYNFCMDIHRQRQREARGIENIDDLKFADDRALVSEVGIPESNLLNREMQTYLGHLIESLPDKLRHPFILHCYYEKSYQDIAKQLALSEENTRKRIQKARSILKKQLKKYLAGEDNTALHTFSPSSKDIPKGETFQSDETVISHWESSIPTKSKQEEINYQVTVLCLETLSHLWYSSVNSLGWR, encoded by the coding sequence ATGGTCAACAGCAACTTAACTATACAAGCCTACCCAAAAGCAGAACCCTTGTTTTCTTTATCAGATCTAGAAATCGGCAATGTATTGTCAAAATCAAGCCAATTCAAAACCGTGTCTCAAAATCATTATCAGGCTTTTTGGCAATTATGGGAATCAGAGCAAAAATATTTTTACAAACTTTGCCTACGGTGGATGGGAGGGAATTCTCATGATGCCGAAGATGTCCTAAATCAAGTCATGCTCAAAGCCTGGAATAAATGGGAAAAATCTGCCAATAAAATTATATCTCCGAAAGCGTGGTTAGCTCGAATTATTTATAACTTCTGCATGGATATACATCGCCAACGCCAACGAGAAGCCAGAGGAATTGAAAATATTGATGATCTTAAATTTGCCGATGATCGAGCATTGGTTTCTGAGGTAGGCATTCCTGAATCTAATCTTTTGAATCGGGAAATGCAGACATATCTGGGACACCTAATTGAATCATTACCAGATAAACTACGCCATCCTTTTATTTTACACTGTTACTATGAGAAATCCTATCAAGATATCGCCAAACAACTGGCCCTCTCTGAGGAGAACACTCGTAAACGCATTCAAAAGGCACGAAGTATTTTAAAAAAGCAATTAAAGAAGTATCTTGCCGGGGAAGATAACACCGCTCTACATACCTTTTCACCATCCTCCAAGGATATTCCAAAAGGAGAAACCTTTCAATCTGATGAAACGGTGATTTCTCATTGGGAATCATCCATCCCAACAAAAAGCAAACAAGAAGAAATTAACTATCAAGTAACCGTATTATGTCTGGAAACATTGTCACATCTTTGGTACAGTTCAGTCAATTCTCTGGGCTGGAGATGA
- a CDS encoding HypC/HybG/HupF family hydrogenase formation chaperone produces MCLAVPGKIVSINGDDPLTRVGKVSFGGIIKEVNLAYVPDVEVGDYVIVHVGFAISKVDEEAAEQTLEYFQEISEYTSV; encoded by the coding sequence ATGTGTTTAGCTGTTCCTGGAAAAATCGTGAGCATCAATGGAGATGATCCCCTGACAAGAGTAGGAAAAGTCAGCTTTGGTGGGATTATTAAAGAGGTCAATTTAGCCTACGTTCCCGATGTTGAAGTGGGAGATTATGTCATTGTTCATGTGGGTTTTGCCATCAGTAAAGTTGATGAAGAAGCCGCCGAACAAACGTTAGAATATTTCCAAGAAATCTCGGAATACACTTCGGTTTAA
- a CDS encoding fatty acid desaturase family protein — protein sequence MLKSDLSVMDTVQEPETFDPVARQKTKHHQILSVQELNALNARSNWQGFLYLAGHLTIMGVSGYLWGTHLNRWEIGIPALVVYGFSFASMFAPMHECVHRTVFKNNRLNDLVGWFAGLLSFYNSTFYRRYHKWHHRYTRIPNKDPELTDLEPSNIWEYLLVMSGLLWWVDKLRGYFRMACGQFEGCPYVPEAAQKEVTRSIRLQLAVYGAGIAVSLFVGQPWFFLYWLLPLAVGQPFLRFILLAEHTGCTKDDNHLSNTRTTLTFWPIRFLMWNMPFHAEHHLYPSIPFHALPAAHQKLREHFTHVEPGYLKVNRQIIETFREHQST from the coding sequence ATGTTAAAAAGCGATTTATCTGTTATGGATACAGTCCAAGAGCCGGAAACGTTTGATCCAGTGGCTCGCCAGAAAACTAAACATCATCAAATTCTCTCAGTTCAAGAACTAAACGCCTTAAATGCCCGTTCTAATTGGCAAGGTTTCTTATATCTTGCCGGACATCTCACCATTATGGGAGTCAGTGGTTATCTGTGGGGGACACATCTGAATCGTTGGGAGATAGGTATACCAGCCCTAGTGGTGTATGGCTTCTCTTTCGCTTCTATGTTTGCGCCTATGCACGAGTGTGTTCACCGAACCGTATTTAAAAATAATCGCTTAAATGATCTTGTCGGTTGGTTTGCTGGTTTGCTGTCATTCTATAACAGTACCTTTTACCGCCGCTATCACAAGTGGCATCACCGTTACACTCGCATTCCCAATAAAGACCCTGAATTGACTGACCTCGAACCGAGCAATATTTGGGAGTATCTATTAGTCATGAGTGGGTTGCTGTGGTGGGTTGACAAGTTACGGGGCTATTTTCGTATGGCTTGCGGTCAATTTGAGGGTTGTCCTTATGTTCCTGAAGCGGCTCAAAAAGAAGTAACCCGCTCGATCAGACTACAATTAGCCGTTTATGGAGCAGGTATCGCTGTTTCCCTATTTGTTGGGCAGCCCTGGTTTTTCCTCTACTGGTTGCTACCTCTAGCAGTGGGTCAACCCTTTTTGCGCTTCATTTTGCTGGCTGAACATACCGGTTGCACCAAAGATGATAATCATTTGAGCAATACCCGAACCACCCTAACTTTTTGGCCGATACGCTTTTTAATGTGGAATATGCCCTTTCACGCCGAGCATCATTTATATCCTTCGATTCCTTTTCACGCCCTGCCGGCGGCTCACCAAAAGTTAAGGGAGCATTTCACCCATGTTGAACCCGGTTACCTCAAAGTTAACCGTCAGATCATTGAGACTTTTAGGGAGCATCAGTCAACTTAG
- a CDS encoding tetratricopeptide repeat protein yields the protein MSGNIVTSLVQFSQFSGLEMNAQLVVSEKPTRQQQKLITLSKYVQKYPQGWKKRLELANLLYEMGNWPEAITEYRQVIERQPQLIDVRLQLGKILQLMGLKKEARETYQQALLLSENEGTQNHIKGLMAVCTGESQKAILAFNLAASLEPEQVVHWLALAQVHQERENPLGTLRAFEQVLSINPDDMIALINSYDALLAVGDMQAARVRLSQLIAKSGDDLRVLQRQIEQRLQMRWVSGEEGKQTKKMITSLLRQVPHGVGAYNFLAYYHILRGDWREGVKVLAEFTAEHPQHPYGWYYYGRCLFDTGEYYKAAQMMVKAYHLYPHDYEIYRGLCEILPFVTSPPTPLLRGEGSKTTLASIVQEMLRRFPERWSVWTTAGRVLVEHFQEIERGCQISQQGTELQPELADAWFRHGRVLALAGKHQEAVEALEKGWKLLPVGGCLPSVAAAVWLGESYKVLKDAKASKKWWEAACEGCQELRTFNPAAADYWLGRALLGLGDKLGVIGAYQNALSQQLLYPARGEVEKVLQRLKGNKGKGFRG from the coding sequence ATGTCTGGAAACATTGTCACATCTTTGGTACAGTTCAGTCAATTCTCTGGGCTGGAGATGAATGCTCAGTTGGTTGTCTCAGAAAAGCCAACTAGACAACAGCAGAAACTGATCACTCTCAGTAAATATGTGCAAAAATATCCTCAAGGATGGAAAAAAAGATTAGAACTGGCTAATTTGCTTTACGAGATGGGCAACTGGCCAGAAGCGATCACAGAATATCGTCAAGTGATTGAGCGGCAACCTCAATTAATCGATGTGCGGCTACAATTGGGAAAAATTTTGCAGCTAATGGGACTCAAAAAAGAGGCAAGAGAAACATATCAACAAGCTTTATTGTTGTCTGAAAATGAAGGGACTCAGAATCATATCAAAGGATTGATGGCTGTTTGCACCGGTGAGAGTCAGAAGGCAATCCTGGCTTTTAATTTAGCCGCTAGTTTAGAACCTGAGCAAGTGGTTCACTGGCTGGCTTTGGCACAGGTACATCAGGAGCGAGAAAATCCGCTTGGGACTCTCAGGGCTTTTGAGCAGGTTTTGTCTATCAATCCAGATGATATGATAGCTTTGATTAACAGCTATGACGCACTCTTGGCGGTGGGGGATATGCAAGCGGCTAGAGTGCGGTTGAGTCAGCTTATAGCCAAATCTGGCGATGATTTACGGGTACTGCAAAGACAAATAGAACAGCGTTTGCAGATGAGATGGGTATCTGGTGAAGAAGGGAAACAGACTAAAAAAATGATTACCTCTCTACTGCGACAGGTTCCTCATGGAGTTGGGGCTTATAATTTCCTAGCCTATTATCATATTTTACGGGGAGATTGGCGAGAAGGGGTGAAGGTCTTAGCCGAGTTTACCGCAGAACACCCTCAGCATCCTTATGGTTGGTATTACTATGGGCGCTGCTTGTTTGACACAGGAGAATATTACAAGGCGGCACAGATGATGGTAAAAGCTTATCATCTCTATCCCCATGATTATGAGATTTATCGGGGGTTGTGTGAAATTTTACCTTTTGTGACCTCTCCCCCTACCCCTCTCCTACGAGGAGAAGGGAGTAAGACAACTCTTGCTTCCATAGTGCAGGAGATGTTGCGGCGCTTTCCGGAACGTTGGAGTGTTTGGACGACGGCGGGGCGGGTATTAGTCGAACATTTTCAAGAGATTGAACGGGGTTGTCAAATTTCCCAACAAGGGACCGAATTACAGCCTGAGTTAGCTGATGCTTGGTTTCGTCATGGGCGGGTGTTGGCTTTGGCTGGAAAACACCAAGAAGCAGTAGAAGCGTTGGAGAAAGGATGGAAGCTTTTACCCGTCGGGGGTTGTTTGCCATCTGTTGCGGCTGCCGTGTGGTTAGGAGAGAGTTACAAAGTGTTAAAGGATGCCAAGGCTAGTAAAAAATGGTGGGAAGCGGCTTGTGAGGGATGTCAGGAATTAAGGACATTTAACCCGGCTGCGGCTGATTACTGGTTAGGGAGAGCATTGCTAGGGTTGGGGGATAAATTGGGCGTAATAGGGGCATATCAAAACGCTTTAAGTCAGCAGTTATTATACCCCGCTCGTGGGGAAGTTGAGAAGGTTTTGCAGAGGCTAAAAGGTAATAAGGGAAAAGGTTTTAGGGGATGA
- a CDS encoding AAA-like domain-containing protein has protein sequence MSAQLKPIYQPGGSLPPDAPTYVVRQADRELYEGLLALDYCYVLNARQMGKSSLRIRTMNKLRTQGFACAEIELTGIGSQQITAPQWYGGIIQELVSAFKLEINRRSWLKERDDLSPIQCLNQFIETVLLTQIQQKIVIFIDEIDNVLGLKFSTDEFFALIRHCYENRAIKPAYKRLAFALLGVATPSDLIQDKHYSTPFNIGRAIELQGFKLEDSKPLIKGLVGKVSNPEAVLKEILYWTNGQPFLTQKLCLLIVNYCKNSTEFTPLQEGEERQWIEQLVENKIILNWEAQDQPEHLRTIRDNLLYNTPKTQQLLRLYQQILQQGQIPALNSPEYLELRLSGVVSQQQGSLTVKNPIYAQIFDLDWVNEKLTLELANSQITATDSDSTFNLVENLSNTPEKTATYPDNSHILAQELQPIGQCDPGSINNTANVDLPSYPSGAVPLDSPFYIERTEMEMQVFQEIKKPGALVRIKAPREMGKTSLLLRALDYAASQGYHIVSLNLEQIDNVILDNLPRFLRWLCANITHQLELEMKLDDYWDEDIGSKISCSLYLRNYILKQINAPLILSLDEVQALFEHPLVAKDVLPLFRSWYEEAKRQPIWQKLRLIIVHSTEIYVPLQLKQSPFNVGLPIELNNFNLEQVQHLAQRYGLNWSDGQEARQLMAMVEGHPALVHLAIYHLSCGDITFAQFIDTAATPSGIYSSHLQRHQVALLEQPELAKALDTVLKAQEPISLDSILSYKLSSMGLIKKLTDKVIPNCELYRQYFTTHIPHMGDNLKRYKS, from the coding sequence ATGTCTGCCCAACTCAAACCCATTTATCAGCCTGGTGGTAGTCTCCCGCCTGATGCGCCAACTTATGTAGTGCGGCAAGCAGACAGAGAACTGTACGAAGGTTTATTAGCACTTGACTATTGCTATGTCCTCAATGCTAGACAGATGGGAAAATCTAGCTTACGAATACGAACCATGAATAAATTGCGGACTCAAGGTTTTGCTTGTGCTGAAATAGAATTAACGGGAATTGGTAGTCAACAAATTACCGCGCCTCAATGGTATGGCGGAATTATTCAAGAATTAGTTAGTGCTTTTAAGCTAGAAATTAATCGGCGTAGTTGGTTAAAAGAACGTGATGATCTTTCTCCAATTCAGTGCTTGAATCAATTTATTGAAACTGTATTGTTGACCCAGATTCAGCAAAAAATTGTGATCTTTATCGATGAAATTGATAATGTGTTGGGCTTGAAGTTTTCTACCGACGAATTTTTCGCCTTGATTCGCCACTGTTATGAAAATCGAGCTATTAAGCCAGCCTATAAACGACTGGCATTTGCTTTATTAGGAGTTGCTACCCCTTCAGATTTGATTCAAGATAAACACTATTCTACGCCTTTTAATATCGGTCGAGCTATTGAACTTCAAGGCTTTAAACTCGAAGATAGTAAACCTTTAATTAAGGGATTAGTCGGGAAAGTTAGCAACCCAGAAGCTGTCTTAAAAGAAATTTTATATTGGACTAATGGACAACCATTTCTTACCCAAAAACTCTGTTTATTAATAGTCAATTACTGCAAGAATAGCACAGAATTTACCCCTCTTCAAGAAGGTGAGGAGCGGCAGTGGATTGAGCAACTTGTCGAGAACAAAATTATCCTCAATTGGGAAGCTCAAGATCAACCAGAGCATTTAAGAACCATACGCGATAACTTGCTCTATAATACTCCCAAAACTCAACAATTATTACGGCTATATCAACAGATTTTACAACAGGGACAAATTCCGGCTCTCAACTCTCCTGAATACTTAGAATTACGTTTATCTGGGGTTGTCTCCCAACAGCAAGGCAGTTTAACGGTCAAAAACCCTATTTATGCCCAAATTTTTGATTTAGACTGGGTAAATGAAAAACTAACACTAGAACTAGCTAATTCCCAAATAACAGCTACTGACTCTGACTCTACGTTTAACTTAGTGGAGAACCTCTCTAATACACCAGAAAAGACAGCCACTTATCCCGATAATTCACATATTTTAGCGCAGGAATTGCAACCCATAGGTCAGTGTGACCCAGGGTCGATTAATAATACTGCCAATGTGGATTTACCTTCTTACCCAAGTGGTGCAGTTCCCCTCGATTCTCCCTTCTACATCGAAAGAACTGAGATGGAAATGCAAGTTTTTCAAGAAATTAAAAAACCCGGTGCCTTAGTCCGGATTAAAGCACCTAGAGAAATGGGGAAAACTTCTTTACTGTTGAGAGCCTTAGATTATGCGGCTAGTCAAGGCTACCATATTGTTAGTTTAAATCTAGAGCAAATCGACAATGTAATTTTAGACAATTTACCTCGATTTTTGCGTTGGCTCTGTGCTAATATTACTCACCAGTTAGAACTGGAAATGAAATTAGACGATTATTGGGATGAAGATATTGGCAGCAAAATTAGTTGTTCTCTCTATTTACGCAACTATATATTAAAGCAAATTAATGCACCTCTTATTTTATCCTTAGATGAAGTTCAAGCTCTCTTTGAGCATCCTCTAGTAGCCAAAGATGTTTTACCTTTATTTCGCTCCTGGTATGAGGAAGCTAAAAGACAACCTATATGGCAAAAATTACGGCTAATTATCGTTCACTCTACAGAAATTTATGTCCCTCTTCAGTTAAAACAATCCCCATTTAATGTAGGGTTGCCCATCGAGTTAAACAACTTTAATTTAGAACAGGTACAACACTTAGCTCAACGCTATGGACTCAACTGGTCTGATGGACAAGAAGCTAGACAACTGATGGCGATGGTAGAAGGACATCCAGCATTAGTACATTTGGCTATTTATCATCTCAGTTGCGGGGATATTACCTTTGCTCAATTCATTGATACAGCCGCAACACCAAGCGGCATTTATTCATCTCATTTACAACGTCATCAAGTAGCATTGCTTGAACAACCTGAATTAGCAAAAGCCTTAGATACCGTTCTCAAGGCTCAAGAACCAATCTCATTAGATTCAATCTTGAGTTATAAACTCAGCAGTATGGGACTGATCAAAAAGTTAACAGATAAAGTCATACCCAACTGTGAGTTATATCGGCAGTATTTTACAACCCACATTCCGCACATGGGTGACAACTTAAAACGGTATAAAAGTTAA
- a CDS encoding fatty acid desaturase family protein, with product MFVIFALLARIVATDNIPLVARIPLMIICLLGAQQGLHLLGFVAHDGFHFSLYPNKYVSVFASIFFSSMIVGWPAIGYALVHPTHHRYTNQSQDPDRQIYVKYKSVWQRMFLARLAINRQNVRHTFDVLLGRSLPDYYARLPFNQQMIRVFAVVNILTLIFWLSIYIAITIFDPLTGIIGILLPHLLSIGISGFRFYVEHAETGIGPFCNSRTRTSWLMSILYFFNNYHLEHHLYPSVPCYKLPMVHRLLKEQGIYEQASSPIEKGLFSDFSFMMAKLTDAP from the coding sequence ATGTTTGTTATTTTTGCACTCCTGGCGCGTATTGTTGCTACTGATAATATTCCTCTGGTTGCGCGTATTCCATTAATGATTATTTGTTTATTAGGGGCACAACAAGGACTACATTTATTAGGATTTGTCGCCCATGATGGCTTTCATTTTTCCCTCTATCCTAATAAATATGTTAGCGTTTTTGCGAGCATTTTTTTCTCCTCGATGATTGTGGGATGGCCGGCCATCGGTTACGCTCTTGTTCATCCAACACACCATCGCTACACCAATCAAAGTCAAGACCCTGACCGTCAGATTTACGTTAAATACAAAAGCGTTTGGCAAAGAATGTTTTTAGCTCGATTAGCGATTAATCGCCAAAATGTCCGCCATACTTTTGATGTATTATTGGGTCGTTCTCTGCCGGATTATTACGCTCGGCTACCCTTTAATCAGCAGATGATAAGAGTCTTTGCTGTGGTGAATATTTTAACCTTAATATTTTGGTTAAGTATTTACATTGCTATTACAATTTTTGATCCCTTAACAGGAATAATTGGCATTTTATTACCGCATTTATTATCGATAGGAATAAGTGGATTTCGTTTTTATGTGGAACACGCTGAAACGGGTATAGGTCCATTTTGTAATTCAAGAACTCGAACTTCTTGGCTAATGTCTATTTTATATTTCTTCAATAATTATCATCTGGAGCATCATCTTTACCCATCAGTACCTTGTTACAAATTGCCAATGGTTCATCGTCTATTAAAAGAGCAAGGCATTTATGAACAAGCAAGTTCTCCTATTGAAAAAGGACTTTTTAGTGATTTTTCTTTTATGATGGCTAAGTTGACTGATGCTCCCTAA